Sequence from the [Clostridium] scindens genome:
CCTTTGGCATGACGGCCAGATCCATAGAAGGACTTATAAACATATCCTTAAGATCCTTCACTCCTTCTGCCTTCTCATCATTCACCTTGCCAACAGCAATTATTTTCCCGCTCTCCCCGGCATATTCCTCTGTCGGCAAGCCCAGATCCTTTACAATCTTCAGATAAGCATTGTCGTCAAGAAACTGAATATCCATGGGCAGTTTCACCGTTTCATCCGAAGAGTGTCCTCCTGCGGCTTTCCAGTAATCTTCTGTAAGTTCGCCGGGACTGACTGTACACATATATTCTACGACGTCCTGATAGGAACTTTCGGTAACTCCTTCCGCAAGTTTCAGTTTATCATATAGGTTAAGCATGTCAGCATCATCCATGGCCTGGGTTCCAAATCCTAGGTCATAGCTGGTTACCACCTTTGCCTGTTTCGTCTCATGATTCATGCTTGTTACAAGGGCGCTGGTAGAGACAAACAGGACGATGCTCAATGCGAGAGACAAGACAATGCTCCTGTACCGTTTTTTATTCCTTTTAAAGTTCTTAAGCGCAAGCGTTCCTTCCAGGCCGCATATGCGCCTTGTCATTCTGGATATTCTTACAGCCTTTGCCTCTACTTTGATCTCGTTTGTCTGGCGGATACAATCCATCACCGGTGTTTTAGCTGCCTTTCTTGCCGGTATATAGGCCGAAATCAGAATCGTGATCATGCTGATTGCCGCTGCCCCTATGATTGCCAGAGCTGATATATCCATGGTTAGTGAAACGCCCGTATAAAAAATGCTGCTAAGTTTCTTAGTGATTCCTGAGATTATAAGCCCGATACTTGCCAGACCCAGACAGACGCCAGCAGGAATTCCCACCACGCCAATGCAAAGTCCTTCAAAAAGTACGGAATTGCGCAATTGTTTTGATGTGGCTCCCACGGAAGAGAGAATTCCAATCTGCCGCATGCGCTCATTCAAAGAGATGCTGAACGAGTTATATATCAGGAAGATGGAGCCCACCATGATAATCGCAATTACAATAACCCCAGCCGAATACAGCAGTGCATTGAATACCCGGTCGGATGGATCGTCCGATAGCCCCATAATGCGAAGTACATTATGGTTCAGGATGTATGCATGGCCATCTCCCGCGCTCTTTGCGAATGAGTGAATCTGCCGCGGATTCCAAAGTGACACAAACACGCTGAATTCTGCCCCTTGCATGCTTTCCTCATTTCTTGTGATCAGAGTATATCCCGGCGAAGAATCCTCTTCAAAGACGGGTGTCCTGCAGATTCCTACAACCGTATACTCTTTCTCCTCCTGAGGCGCGAATATCTCTGTCCCGGCTTTGTATGGATCACTCTGGCTCAGTTTTTTATCTCCTTCCAGACGGCTGCCCACGGCGAGAGATATCGTATCTCCCAATGCGTAAGAAGCGCCCCCTTCTGTTGTCGCTTTCCCGGACAGAAGAATCTCCCTGTCATTATCCGGCAGTCTGCCTGACACCAGCGTGACAGGCAGGGCATCGAAAGTCTTCTGACTGAATCCCGCAATAAAAAAATATGGCTTATTTGGATTCTCTCCGGCTTCACTCCTGGCATAGCCGATATTTTCAAAGGATACGGCCTTTTCCACTTTCTTGTCGCTGCTTATCTCTTTTTTAAAAGAGGAGTCCGCATCTAGATATGCGACCTGCCAGTCGCCATATTTACTGGCTGCTACTTCTGCCATATAGTTCATCAGCGAGACTCCAAAGGTAGTCACTGCCGTAATCATAGCAGCGGACAGAATTACACCGATAATCGTCACGATCGTACGTGTACGGTTCTTTTTTAGTCCTTGCATGGCAACCTTATTAAATATGTTCATTATCGTGCCACCTGCCTCTCATCCCGCACCACTTTGCCATCCGATATCCCGATGATGCGGTCTGCCTGTAAGGCGATATTCTCGTCATGCGTGACGAGTAGCAATGTCTGCCCATATTTTTTATTGCTTTCCTTCAGCAGCTTGATTATCTCATGTCCGTTCCGGCTGTCCAAGCTACCGGTCGGCTCATCGGCAAGCATAACCTGAGGCGCATTCATCAGGGCCCGCCCGATGGCGACCCGCTGCTGCTGGCCTCCTGAGAGCTGGTTAGGCAGATGATTCTTGCGTTCCTCCAGACCCAGCAGATTTAGCAGGTCTTTCAGCCGTTCCTTATTTACCTTCCTCTTATCCATAAGGATCGGCAGAGTCATGTTTTCCACCACATTCAGAGTCGGAATCAAATTGTGGAACTGATAGATCAGCCCAACCTGACGCCTGCGGAAAATTGCAAGTTTTTCATTATTCTGGGCGTACACGTCCTGCCCATTCAGATAGACTTTTCCGCTTGTGGGCACATCCACTCCCGCGATGATGTGAAGCAGCGTGGACTTGCCAGATCCGGAAGAGCCGATGATCGCGGTAAATTCTCCCTTCTCGATGGTAAGAGAGACTCCATCAAGCGCAGTGACTTGATTCTCCCCCTTCCCATAGACCTTATATAGATTTTCAACTTTTAAAAACTCCATTATGTGAGCCCCCTTTTTCATAAATGTTAATTTGAATTTACCCATATAATAGAACTCTCAACTTACTTTTCTGTGACTTTTAAGTGAGACATCCGTCACTTTCCGTTAAGAGATGCGTCATTTTATATAGAGATTAAAACAAAAAGCCCGTAAATACAAGGATTTACGAGCCTCTTTTGAATAAGTATAATCTACTGTAATACGGCACACGTTTCTTTTAGCGTCTCATAAAGTTCTTCTACCAGCACAGGTTTTCCGATATATCCATTCATTCCGGCCTTTCTTGCTGCTTCCACATCCTCCGCAAACACATTGGCAGTCATCGCAATGATTGGGATCTCATCTCCTTTGCACTTCTTCATACGCCGGATCTCACTGGACGCCTCATATCCATTCATGACTGGCATCTGGATATCCATCAGGATAGCACTATAATGCCCTCTTCCGGCTTCTTCGAATTTCTGGCAGGCCTCCTGCCCATTTACGGCAATCTCTACATCCGCGCCCAAGGCAAACAGCATTTCCTTTCCAATCTCCCTGTTGATCTCATTATCTTCCACAAGCAGGAAGCGTTTTCCGATGAGCGCGTCTTCCATATTTTCCGACTCGAAAGTCTTTTCTTTTGCCTCCTTCCGGGTTCTGTCCGGCGCTGTCTGCACTGTCTGGAATGCAATATCCAGGAAGAAAACGGTTCCCTTTCCAGGGGTACTTTCCACCCGGATTTCTCCTCCCATCGTGACAACAATACTTTTTGCGATCGCAAGCCCTAATCCGCTTCCTTCGACTCGGTTTACCGTAGAATCAATTTCCCGCTCAAACTCTCCGAAAATCTTCTCCAGATTTTCTTCTTCAATCCCGATTCCTGTATCTCTGACTTCCAGATGAAAAGCCGCTATGCCTTCCTCTTTCTGTGGGACTTCTTCTATTATAAAACGGATTGTCCCGCCATCTGGCGTGAATTTGTTAGCATTATTCAACAGATTAATGAGAACCTGGTTAAACCGCAGCATATCCCCCCGCACCAAGGAATGGGCGAGGCCTTTGTTTTCCACTTCGAATATCTGCTTTTTCGCCTTGCATAAAGGACGGATTATCTCATCGATCCGCTCAAGCGCCTCCTCGATCGAGAAATCATCTTCCACCAGCACCAGTCTTCCGCTCTCGATTTTAGACATATCCAGCACATCATTGATCAGGCTGAGCAGATGCTTTGCCGCCCCGGTAATGGTGCTCATATATTGACGCAGTTTTTCCGGCTTTTCCAGGCTTCTCTCAGCTAGCTGGGCCGTCCCGATTATAGCATTTAAAGGCGTGCGTATGTCATGGGACATATTTGCGAGGAATCTCCCCTTCGCCTGATTCGCTTCCTCCAATTTTCTTTGTATTCGCACTTTCTGCGTGACATCTTTGTTCATAATATACGCATATCTCTTATCCCCTGTCACGCTGTAAAAAATAATACATTCATACCAGTACATCTGGCTGTCCTCTGCCAGGCGATAGTCAAAGGATGGCAGCGTCTCTTCGTCCGACATCCTGGCCAGGTTATCCGGCGCGAGATATTCTGTCACCCGGCCTCGGTCATTTTTTTCCACCTTCCGGCAGAATTCCTGGAAACCTTCCATGTAACTTCCGCATTCAAATTCGTGGATATCTCCCGCCTCTTTCCTATAAATTTCCTGACGGCATTCCATCGTATCCAGATTCACGATGATTTGGAAACTATATTCTCTTACCGTAATTTCTGACAGGCGCTGTTCCTTTTCACGAACCTTTTTTTCCAATTTTTCCCGCATCTCTGCCATATGCTTTTTGTCTTTCTCCTTAATATAGAAAAACAAAGCGGCAAGGATCATTCCGCTCCCTAACAGATAAATGATGCGGAGCATCCATAAAAGTGTATTGGCTGCACCGTTCTGTTCAGCAAGTTTTTCGGAAGAGATCACCGTCATCATTTCCCAGGAATTGTTATATTCG
This genomic interval carries:
- a CDS encoding ABC transporter permease, which codes for MNIFNKVAMQGLKKNRTRTIVTIIGVILSAAMITAVTTFGVSLMNYMAEVAASKYGDWQVAYLDADSSFKKEISSDKKVEKAVSFENIGYARSEAGENPNKPYFFIAGFSQKTFDALPVTLVSGRLPDNDREILLSGKATTEGGASYALGDTISLAVGSRLEGDKKLSQSDPYKAGTEIFAPQEEKEYTVVGICRTPVFEEDSSPGYTLITRNEESMQGAEFSVFVSLWNPRQIHSFAKSAGDGHAYILNHNVLRIMGLSDDPSDRVFNALLYSAGVIVIAIIMVGSIFLIYNSFSISLNERMRQIGILSSVGATSKQLRNSVLFEGLCIGVVGIPAGVCLGLASIGLIISGITKKLSSIFYTGVSLTMDISALAIIGAAAISMITILISAYIPARKAAKTPVMDCIRQTNEIKVEAKAVRISRMTRRICGLEGTLALKNFKRNKKRYRSIVLSLALSIVLFVSTSALVTSMNHETKQAKVVTSYDLGFGTQAMDDADMLNLYDKLKLAEGVTESSYQDVVEYMCTVSPGELTEDYWKAAGGHSSDETVKLPMDIQFLDDNAYLKIVKDLGLPTEEYAGESGKIIAVGKVNDEKAEGVKDLKDMFISPSMDLAVMPKASAEAGEAQNQNISVTFVETVPPDSPPIAGAAEQRPYSFQVLAPWSMKAYLYPADNPADLKVKGLTFQSENPPKSEKEMKTIIQEASLTSAYTFMNTSDALEEGRNYIFVANVFSYTFIIMISLIAIANVFNTISTNIKLRRRELAMLRSVGMSDRDFNKMMRFECAFYGVRSLLFGLPVAIISSWMICKTMMVDSHRFVLPWASIGISIISVFLVIFITMLYAVSKIRKENIIDTLRDDMT
- a CDS encoding ABC transporter ATP-binding protein; protein product: MEFLKVENLYKVYGKGENQVTALDGVSLTIEKGEFTAIIGSSGSGKSTLLHIIAGVDVPTSGKVYLNGQDVYAQNNEKLAIFRRRQVGLIYQFHNLIPTLNVVENMTLPILMDKRKVNKERLKDLLNLLGLEERKNHLPNQLSGGQQQRVAIGRALMNAPQVMLADEPTGSLDSRNGHEIIKLLKESNKKYGQTLLLVTHDENIALQADRIIGISDGKVVRDERQVAR
- a CDS encoding ATP-binding protein produces the protein MGKRRRALLFAGAVTVLAFVFILFFVLSGQISENLEESSYDYLYGSTEIIRRQIDNGVREDERRIERFADGLAGEDRQSMEGKMASFCDYNDFNHMYIVGKDGIGIDENGNPFETSMLPVQEHVLANGERWISEGYSNEYGYETAMFEMPVLDEELQIGAVYVEVEMQKYYTDELFAFQSGNGRAYLFNRTDGNWVIKGPVSELISLEDDSVYHSLLEAGNSSQVTDDFKQTVETGKTKIFLLEGGNSPVYICIMPCEYNNSWEMMTVISSEKLAEQNGAANTLLWMLRIIYLLGSGMILAALFFYIKEKDKKHMAEMREKLEKKVREKEQRLSEITVREYSFQIIVNLDTMECRQEIYRKEAGDIHEFECGSYMEGFQEFCRKVEKNDRGRVTEYLAPDNLARMSDEETLPSFDYRLAEDSQMYWYECIIFYSVTGDKRYAYIMNKDVTQKVRIQRKLEEANQAKGRFLANMSHDIRTPLNAIIGTAQLAERSLEKPEKLRQYMSTITGAAKHLLSLINDVLDMSKIESGRLVLVEDDFSIEEALERIDEIIRPLCKAKKQIFEVENKGLAHSLVRGDMLRFNQVLINLLNNANKFTPDGGTIRFIIEEVPQKEEGIAAFHLEVRDTGIGIEEENLEKIFGEFEREIDSTVNRVEGSGLGLAIAKSIVVTMGGEIRVESTPGKGTVFFLDIAFQTVQTAPDRTRKEAKEKTFESENMEDALIGKRFLLVEDNEINREIGKEMLFALGADVEIAVNGQEACQKFEEAGRGHYSAILMDIQMPVMNGYEASSEIRRMKKCKGDEIPIIAMTANVFAEDVEAARKAGMNGYIGKPVLVEELYETLKETCAVLQ